A part of Myxococcus landrumus genomic DNA contains:
- a CDS encoding M16 family metallopeptidase, with amino-acid sequence MRKASPKSAPARAADPSLESLFDVHEATLPNGLQVRLLPNHLAPVVSLYTFFNVGSRNERPGITGISHLFEHMMFNGAKKYGPKMFDKTLEANGGSSNAYTSHDMTVYYDDFASDALETVLDLESDRMRSLRISQDMLTSEREVVKEERRVRMDNDIGGMMDEELGTLVYKAHAYRWPVIGWMADIEAISREDCQTYFRTYYAPNNAMLYIAGDIDPKKTLALVRRYYGDIPRGPAPLPVINAEPEQRGERRSTVRHPAQSPAVMIGYRGPSAKDEDTLALDVAQYVLTKGEGSRLTRSLVYEQKLAVGVGLDWSWRIDPGTILFFLELKPDSDPQKAEAALYAELEKLARDGITERELQKALNNLRSDHLRELGTNNGRAHAMGNYEALLGDWRHVLTLPSAYAAITSEKVKAAAAKYLIPERRSVVTLLPAPSEA; translated from the coding sequence ATGCGCAAGGCTTCCCCGAAGTCCGCTCCCGCTCGCGCGGCGGACCCCTCCCTCGAGTCCCTGTTCGACGTGCACGAGGCCACGCTGCCCAACGGCCTCCAGGTGCGCCTGCTGCCCAACCACCTGGCCCCCGTCGTCAGCCTCTACACCTTCTTCAACGTGGGCAGCCGCAATGAGCGCCCCGGCATCACCGGCATCAGCCACCTGTTCGAGCACATGATGTTCAACGGGGCGAAGAAGTACGGCCCCAAGATGTTCGACAAGACGCTGGAGGCCAACGGCGGCAGCTCCAACGCGTACACGTCCCACGACATGACGGTGTACTACGACGACTTCGCGTCGGACGCGCTGGAGACGGTGCTGGACCTGGAGTCGGACCGGATGCGCTCGCTGCGCATCTCCCAGGACATGCTCACCAGCGAGCGCGAGGTCGTGAAGGAAGAGCGCCGCGTCCGCATGGACAACGACATCGGCGGGATGATGGACGAGGAGCTGGGCACGCTCGTCTACAAGGCCCACGCGTACCGCTGGCCCGTCATCGGCTGGATGGCGGACATCGAGGCCATCTCCCGCGAGGACTGCCAGACGTACTTCCGCACGTACTACGCCCCCAACAACGCGATGCTCTACATCGCGGGCGACATCGACCCGAAGAAGACGCTGGCCCTGGTGCGCCGCTACTACGGCGACATCCCCCGAGGCCCCGCGCCGCTGCCCGTCATCAACGCGGAGCCCGAGCAGCGCGGTGAGCGCCGCTCCACCGTGCGCCACCCCGCGCAGTCTCCCGCGGTGATGATCGGCTACCGGGGCCCCTCCGCGAAGGACGAGGACACCCTGGCCCTGGACGTGGCGCAGTACGTGCTCACGAAGGGGGAGGGGAGCCGGCTGACGCGCTCGCTGGTGTATGAGCAGAAGCTGGCGGTGGGCGTGGGGCTGGACTGGTCCTGGCGCATCGACCCCGGCACCATCCTCTTCTTCCTGGAGCTCAAGCCGGACTCTGATCCGCAGAAGGCGGAGGCCGCGCTGTACGCGGAGCTGGAGAAGCTGGCGCGCGACGGCATCACCGAGCGCGAGCTCCAGAAGGCGCTCAACAACCTCCGCTCGGACCACCTGCGCGAGCTGGGCACCAACAATGGTCGCGCCCACGCGATGGGCAACTACGAGGCCCTGCTGGGTGACTGGCGACACGTGCTCACCCTGCCTTCCGCCTACGCCGCCATCACGAGCGAGAAGGTGAAGGCCGCCGCCGCGAAATACCTCATCCCCGAGCGCCGCTCCGTCGTGACGCTGCTGCCCGCGCCCTCCGAGGCGTGA
- a CDS encoding RluA family pseudouridine synthase — protein MTEVRILFEDGGLLVVDKPPGVPVIPGRDGGTSLRDMLESRRGQKLFVVHRLDRDTSGALVFALDAQTHRSLSVAFEAGKVRKRYLAWVEGRLDEPRLVDAPLIAARKGRMRVARADEPDAKPSRTRVRPVESFDRATLVEAEPLTGRTHQIRVHLLSLGHPLLLDHQYGREQPVTEKDLGGEGDTLVLERTPLHAARVEWPALPGVAARAVESPLPADMARARELLRLTLR, from the coding sequence GTGACCGAGGTTCGCATCCTCTTCGAGGACGGCGGGCTGCTGGTGGTGGACAAGCCGCCCGGGGTGCCGGTCATCCCCGGGCGCGATGGCGGCACGTCGCTGCGGGACATGCTGGAGTCTCGTCGCGGGCAGAAGCTCTTCGTGGTCCACCGCCTGGACCGCGATACGTCCGGGGCGCTCGTCTTCGCGCTCGATGCCCAGACACATCGCTCGCTCTCCGTGGCCTTCGAGGCTGGCAAGGTGCGCAAGCGCTACCTCGCGTGGGTGGAGGGGCGGCTCGATGAGCCTCGGCTCGTGGACGCGCCGTTGATTGCCGCGCGCAAGGGCCGCATGCGCGTGGCGAGAGCGGATGAGCCCGACGCGAAGCCCTCGCGCACGCGGGTGCGTCCGGTGGAGAGCTTCGACCGCGCGACGCTGGTGGAGGCCGAGCCGCTCACCGGGCGCACGCATCAGATTCGCGTCCACCTGCTGTCGCTCGGTCATCCGCTGCTGCTGGACCACCAGTACGGTCGGGAGCAGCCCGTGACGGAGAAGGACCTGGGTGGGGAAGGGGACACCCTTGTCCTCGAGCGCACGCCGCTGCACGCCGCGCGAGTCGAGTGGCCCGCGCTTCCGGGCGTGGCGGCGAGGGCAGTGGAGTCACCGCTGCCCGCGGACATGGCTCGGGCCCGCGAGTTGCTGCGACTCACGTTGCGCTGA
- a CDS encoding M16 family metallopeptidase has product MASRKSLTPKSTPRRAAKKAPSRAKKPAATKAAPTSRPLVFPELHESTTSSGLKVVAAERGPLPMVSMRLVIRAGSSTDPAGKHGIADFAARLLRRGTRRMTAEAIDEAVEFVGASLGVGVGEDTLSVAITTPAEHFSQMLEVMGQLVMEPTFPESEVADARERALAQFANDLDEPSVIADRAMVRALWGDHPYGHDVSGSTKTVSTFTRDDAVRFHQERLGPKVAMLVVVGSVDPKKVAQAAEKSFAGWTGGPDAPMVIPALNRVVGAGRVVVVDKPDQTQSQVRLGGPGYRMGHEDYFPSTAMNVALGGGFTSRLMNEVRVNRGLTYSIGCWFDAMNAAGIFALSTFTKTESTREIIDVSLGEITKVRDSGIKPGELRDAQTYMSGLYPLRTETNESIAHSIADIRLNGLGDDWVVKFRDRLRAVTPKQVAAVARKYCFAEAPAVVVLGKADAVKKQLRGLGPITVVPASEYE; this is encoded by the coding sequence ATGGCCTCCCGCAAGAGCCTCACCCCGAAGTCCACCCCGCGTCGCGCCGCGAAGAAGGCGCCGTCCCGCGCGAAGAAGCCGGCCGCCACGAAGGCCGCCCCCACCAGCCGCCCGCTGGTGTTCCCCGAGCTGCATGAGAGCACCACGTCCAGCGGCCTGAAGGTGGTCGCCGCCGAGCGCGGTCCCCTGCCCATGGTGTCCATGCGGCTGGTGATTCGCGCGGGCAGCTCCACCGACCCCGCTGGCAAGCACGGCATCGCGGACTTCGCCGCGCGGCTGCTGCGCCGTGGCACCCGCCGGATGACGGCGGAGGCCATCGACGAGGCCGTGGAGTTCGTCGGCGCGAGCCTGGGCGTGGGCGTGGGCGAGGACACGTTGTCCGTCGCCATCACCACGCCCGCCGAGCACTTCTCGCAGATGTTGGAAGTCATGGGCCAGCTCGTGATGGAGCCCACCTTCCCGGAGTCCGAGGTCGCCGACGCGCGCGAGCGGGCCCTGGCCCAGTTCGCCAACGATTTGGACGAGCCGTCCGTCATCGCCGACCGCGCCATGGTGCGCGCCCTGTGGGGAGACCATCCCTATGGGCACGACGTCAGCGGCTCGACGAAGACGGTGAGCACCTTCACCCGCGATGACGCGGTTCGCTTCCACCAGGAGCGGCTGGGCCCCAAGGTGGCCATGCTGGTGGTGGTGGGCTCCGTGGACCCGAAGAAGGTGGCCCAGGCGGCGGAGAAGTCCTTCGCCGGATGGACCGGCGGGCCCGATGCGCCCATGGTCATCCCCGCGCTCAACCGCGTCGTGGGCGCGGGCCGCGTGGTGGTGGTGGACAAGCCGGACCAGACGCAGTCCCAGGTGCGCCTGGGCGGTCCGGGTTACCGCATGGGCCACGAGGACTACTTCCCGTCCACCGCGATGAACGTCGCGCTGGGTGGCGGCTTCACGTCGCGGTTGATGAACGAGGTCCGCGTCAACCGGGGCCTCACCTACAGCATCGGCTGCTGGTTCGACGCGATGAACGCCGCGGGCATCTTCGCGCTGTCCACCTTCACGAAGACGGAGTCGACGCGCGAGATCATCGACGTGTCGCTGGGCGAAATCACCAAGGTGCGCGACTCGGGCATCAAGCCGGGCGAACTGCGCGACGCGCAGACGTACATGAGCGGCCTCTACCCGCTGCGCACGGAGACGAACGAGTCCATCGCGCACAGCATCGCCGACATCCGCCTGAACGGGCTGGGGGATGACTGGGTGGTGAAGTTCCGGGACAGGCTGCGGGCGGTGACGCCGAAGCAGGTCGCGGCGGTGGCTCGGAAGTACTGCTTCGCGGAGGCGCCCGCCGTGGTGGTGCTGGGCAAGGCCGACGCGGTGAAGAAGCAGCTTCGCGGACTGGGCCCCATCACCGTGGTGCCCGCGTCGGAGTACGAGTGA